atatataaatatacacACACACGATCATCTTTTAAAGTTCCCTAAGTTAGCCATCAATGTCATAATAGAGGCCAAAATAACTTTTACTGACTCAAGATTCAAATGGGCCAAAAACTGTACATCTACATAACACTGTTAAAACAGTATAATTTCACCATTTACAGTCCCTGTACATGTAACAAAACGTACAGTTATACAGATACGCTTTATGAAAATGGAACCAGAAGTACCAAGTtccgtaaaaagaaaaaaaaaaacgaatcgGGTCGACTTGGTGTTATACAAATACGCTTTACTAATTAATTTTCTGAAACAAGACATAATCATGCTACTACTATTTTCTGATGATTATTGACCATCTTGATTGCAACACAAACCCCGAGGTGTTATACGATTTAAATGTTTTCACTTAACTTATAgctgaaacattaaattattaacaGTGAGGTTCATCCGGACGACGGACGGGGACACCATCAATTAATCTTGCAAGCAAGACCAAGAACAAACAATTAAAATGACTGGAAAATGATTCCAATCTGGGAAGTGTCCGTCTTCACATAAGAGCATATCCCCGATAAAATTACTTTGATGAGAATAAATATTTACCTAAACATAACTAAATTTCTTCCTGTGCTACGCATcggatatttttttccttttaacttgTTGAGGGCAGAGTTTTCGTCCCGTTCCGTGGTGATGTATTTTTTGATTTGATGTGCGCGGGGCTTGCCACGTTCCATGGCGTTGCATTTTTGATTTCGTGTGTATTTTTatctattctttttaaaccaacattaaaaaggtggagaatatgtacatattttatttattttctttttttatttttgcagaaaatatatgtgaaatatgtagattttttttccaaaaaaagagTCTTAATATGGTAGGTACTTGAAATTCCAAACATGGTAAGTTAAGTTTTCTTTtggagtttgtaatttttaaaccaatcatacattgccaagtgtcctcacctaaaTATTGTCCGGTCATAAATTCCAAATTGATTTTCACAATTTTTTAAAAGATTTTGCCAATCTGTCCTCACATATTGGCCAAATTgattttggtttcctttttttatttttttctattcttttaaaccaatcatacattGTCAAGTGTCTTCACTAAAACGcttgtttcacaaaactcaaaaaagacctATTTCGGCCAATAGAAAGCGAGGATTTCCTCACCTTTTAATGCgagagatttatttttttaagacctTAAGTCTTTAGATATTCTTCCAAAGATCGGGTTAAGTTTTTAGGttaacttaccaaaaaaaaatttgggttaagttttTTGGTGAACAAATATTTCAAAGTGAATAAAAAGATCTAATTTTCTTAGAGCTTCACCAATGGTGGTGGTGTGTTTTCTAGGTGGCAGCGCAAACAAGAAATCTTCATTCCAGTTTTCCTTAAATTTTGGGGGAGGAAAATAATTCAACTCCaatgatgttgtttatgatttGTTATTGATTAAGTGCATTtaggatagcttgacattgtcatggtgaatgtctaaaactttttttttgatcagacaACAGAAGGAATTGAACCATTAACCTATAACTTGGGAGTTCAACTCCTAGCCAACTGGGTTAATCCCAGTTAGTTGAATAtctaaaacttgacattcaccttgacaatgtctaacaaaaattaatccatgtcatcttcacattgatttaagaagttgGGGTTGGAAAATAAGTTTAGGAAAAATGAATGTCTATCCTATGTGGACTTggacatttatcttcacatatATTCCATTGGCGTTAAACTGACTTCTAGAAGTCGAAAAGCTACTTGATGTGCAATCCAAACAGGCTATAAGCAAAAATTAAAAGCAGAAGTCAAAAGTAAAAATATTTTACTTCACACAAAAGCCATTTTTACTTGTAGAAGTCATTCTGATATTGAGTATCCAAACTAACTTTTCACTTCTTATCTCTACAAATCGAAAAGCTACTTTGGGAGTGGTACTAGTCTTTAGAGAGAGATAATTTATGATAAACAATTCATGAGGCTCACAGCTTCCAAAATCCCCAAAGGTTTATATATATTGCATGTCAATTTGGAAGAATATAATAATATAGAGACATACAACTTTTCATGGATGCTAATGAGGTATCAAATCCCATATAAACCAAAGCACTTTCTTGTTTGTCCTATATGTGATTTGGTATCCTTTCCGGTAATTTAGTATCTCCAATGTTGTAATTTTTGATGCAAAGATTTTTTTGGTTGTCCATAACAGCTATCGTCCGCGTTTTTCGGGAAATACTTGGCTTATGAGTCATTGTGTCACACTCTTGTGTCAATTTACCCTAGACTTTGGATCAAAACATTTAACGGTTTCTACAGTTTATGGTGATAGTTCAGTTAACAGGCATTCAAGTATTTGCTTAGTTCAATGATTGTTCGAAAGAATATCTTTAATGTGGCCAATTTGTCTCTTTAAATTTTATACAGTTCAGTTGTATCATAAATGAGAAGAAGAATTGGTTAGAGTTGGATGTGGATGAAATGGAATGCTTGAGTGCAATTAAGCTTTTGGCCAAAAACAAAGCTCCACAACCTGACGGTTTTGCCATTAGCTTTTATCTATTATATTGGGAGGTTATCAAAGATGATCTTATGAAAAAATTTCAGAAATTGCAATCTAAGAGCTTTTTGGAAAACACCTTCATTGCTCTTATTCCAAATAAAGATATCGTGGAGGAGATAAAATACTTGAGACTAATTAGTTTAGTTCATGGAGTATACAAAATTGTGTCTAAAGTTCTGGCAGAAAGGTTCAAAATGGTTCTTCCTTCTACTATTTCTTCTGAACAAACTGCTTTTATTAAGAAAATACAAATTTTGGATGGGGTGCTTATGGAAAATGAGTTGATTTATTCAAGGATTAGAAGTGGCAAACGTGGTCTCTtgtgcaaaattgattttgaaaaggcTTTCGATCGTGACTTGGGAATTCTTAGATGAAATTCTGgagaaaatgggttttgaaaCTAAATGGAGGAGTTGGGTGAAATGTTGTGTGGAGTATGTCAAGTTCTCTGTTATTATAAACGGATCTGCAGCTGGTTATTTCAAAAGAAATAAAGGGATCAGGCAGGGAGATCCATTAtctagttttctttttcttcttgttggtaAAGCTTTGTCGTatatgataaaacaaactcaGGATAAGGGTCTTATTTCTGGGTTTCAAACCGTGGATGGAGGTAAGATGGTGAGTCATTTACAATTTGCGGACGATACTCTCATTTTCATTGATGCTTCTATTGAGCAAGTTCAACAACCCAGATTACTTCGTATCTCCATTGAATTGATAACTGGTTTGAAGATTAATTTTGCCAAGAGTCAAATTTATGGTGTTGGTTATGAAGGTGACTTGCATCAATTCTCTAGTATACTGGGCTGTTTTTCAGAAACACTACGTACAACTTTCTTTGGTTTGCCTTTGTGAGACAAATACAAGGGAATAGTAAAATGGGATAAGGTGATTGACAAATATACTAACAGATTGGGAGGATGGCAGAAACCTTTGTTGTCAAGACAAGGAAAAATTACTTTGATAAATAGTGTGTTGGCCAGTCTTCCTACATACTATATGTATCTCTTCGAAATGTCAATCTCAGTTGCTAAGAAGATTGGAAAGTTAATTAGAGACTTTTTGTGGGATTATGATAAGAATGGAAAGAAGAAGTTGCATCTGGTAAAATGGAAAGTGTTATATAGAAAGaaaaagtttgggggtatgggagttAAGAATCTGACAAAGATGAATAAGGCTTTGCCATCAAAGTGGCATTGGAGATTTGCATATGAAGAATATGATTTATAGAGGAAAATTGTGGTAGAAAAGTATGGGTTTGATGGAGTGAATTGGCTGGCTAAGTTCTCTTATATTTCTTTTGGCAGAAATGTTTGGAAAGGAATTTTTAAGCGCAATGAGTTTTTCAAAAATCATTCTTTGTTCTCAACATTTCCTAACATTTTCAACTGTCAAGAAGGAAGGATGCTTGCGTGTCAGATTGTTATACTATTGATGCATGTACAATAACTTGGGACATTGGTGTACCTAGAAGACTCAATTCTAATATATGGACCGAAATGAATTGGCTACAGACAGAACTTAATGGTGTGGTTATAAATTCTAAAGAAGAAGATATCTTAGAGTGATCACTTTCTGGCAAGAAGATTTATACAGTTAAATCAGCGTATGAATTTCTTGCTACTGATCACATGGAGTTGCCTGCTCAAAATATCTTTAATATAATATGGCATTTTAAAATACCACCCAAAGTTGGTTTTTTATCTTTGGTCAATATCACACTCAAGCTTACCAGAGACATGTTAAGAAGAAGGGGAATGAAGATGCCTCAAACTTGTCTATTCTGCAGTGAACCAGAAACAACTGATCATGTCTTCATCCACTGTGAGTTTTCTAAAAAGGTTTGGATATATTTCATTGACAAACTGAAGTGGTTTTTCACAATGTCTCCAGATGTGATCTCTCTTTTATTTGCTTGGAATTTTCCTCATAGTAACAAAGTTCATGCTCAAGTGTGGAGAATCATTCCTGCAGTTATTCTTTGGTGTTTATGGAAGGAAAGAAATTATAGATTTTTCAATGGTACACACGGAAGCAACAGTGATATGTAAAGTTCAATACGAAATGTTTGGATTTGAAGGATTTTCAGAGTCTTTCGTACTCTGATGTTTTTGAGAATCAGCCTAGAGAATATTTTGACGCTCCTTGATTTATGTAGTTTATAACTTTCTTCTGGTATGGGGAGGTGTTTGTCTGTagcttcttccttttctttctttctgatAGTTTCATTGCTATCTTTGCTTTGCAATTCTCAGGGTGGTACAAGTCTTTTGTACCTTTTTTTATCAATACATCCTTTCTTTGCCTATCAAAAACTTTCGACTCAAAGATTCCTTCCAGTTTCCTCTTAGGACCAGCCCCTGACATGTTAGGGAAGACATCTTTTACAATCACTCCTTAGTTCGTGGTTAGTTTTTGAGAAATGATAAGTTGACCGACAATTCCCACCGAATTTCATCGCGCGTCTAATAAAAACAGGCCCCACAACTTCCCACTCCCCACCCCGATGTTGAGAAGCTTTAATCTCTTCTGTCCATTTTACTATCAAGACATTTTGCGGGAGGAGTGGTCGGTAAGTGTATCATTCCTTTTAGTtttttaggttttctatttcttgtCTCTTTTCCCTGTATGGTGACTCCTTACTTTGCAAATTTATAAATTCcttttttcttaaaatatttttattaatcgagtaaaaaaaaagaatGTTTTAAAATCACCCATTGTATtattatattattgtaggtggttGAACTTCTAGTTAGCAATTCAGGGTACAGGGGGAATTCGGGACAGCATAGTAAGGGAAATATACGAATTCGAAGATGTTCAAAAATCCGGAACGACATACGTATATGTTCGTTTTATAAACGTGAGTTTGACATTGAAAATTCGGCCCATATCAAGAGACAATTTAGTGTTATATGTTACAgaaatatgatttcatctaatcaTATGGAAAGTGTCTAATGGTGTAATCAACTAGTAGACTAATGGTTTATAGCTTGCATAACAACCTTTAGGTCATGCGTTCGAAACTCACGGCCTTCACTTTAGAAAAAGAACTTAAAACTAGGTGGATCCGTACCGACTCAGTAATCTAGTGAGCTAACATCTGTCCGAATCGAAATAACAAACTATCTGAATAGTTCGGATTCTCGAATTATAGGTGAATAATTTGTTGAACAATTTTTAATCCAGTAGCATCACAATCAATCATTTAGAAATATAATTGGTATTTAAATAATTTAAACAAGGTTTTTCTTTCAAATATTTAAGTGTTTTTTGACTAGTATCATCACGATTGGATGTGATGGTGTTAGATCATAAATGATCGATCAACGTGCGAGTTaaacatctaataaaatgatcGCCACGTAGAATTTGTGGGAACTCCGTATACCCTCGGGACATGAACGATAGAGATAGTCTACCAGAACTATGACCGACAACTTTCAAAATTCCCTAAAGGTTTGTATGCATGGTATGTCCATTTGGGAGCTATAATGTAGAGACAAAGTGACAAACTACTTTCGAAGCAAAAATTTCTTTCAGTATCCATAATGGTGTGCGCTTTTGGGAAGAAAGTTGGCTGACTATGAGTCAGACTCTTATGTAAATTTACCCTACAcattattatttccttcgtcCTAATTTACTTgtctaaattaaaaaaaaatagcaaatttGTATCAAATTATTTCTATATTTTCCACTAAAATTTTCTAATCatcaagaaaaaaacaaaaattaggaTGTCAAAATTTGTATATGAAACAAGTAATTTGGAAGATTGATGATGTATGCGAAaataatttgaatttctttcgAATTTTCGCAAAATCCAATTTAAACAAacaaactaggacggagggaataTTGTATTACAACCAGATCAAAAACATTTAACAGTTGCTACTCCTTTAACAGGCATTGATATTTAAAATTTCCGAGTCGAATGAATATCCAAAAGCATATATGAAAATCACAGAGAATATCTTACATCTTGGCCTAAAATATCTTATGGAGGGCAAGATGACGATTTTCTTTGTTTGTTAAGGATACTTCGTTTGAACCGTCAGGCAACAACAAAATGCATGTACGAGTAACGAGTACTGTGCCGACTAGATTAAATTACTGCCATTGGCTGCTCCAAGACCTTACTGCCATAAAATGCACGACAGTGCTGCACATCCCAGTTAATGTTACCGCTGTACTGAGCTAGCGTAGCTAGGTAGCACGGCAGCTGCACCAACATTGACTAATGACTGTGACGTAGTAGGGTAGAATGCAACAGGCCAAAGAAAATCCCCACAGCTGATCAAATACCCGTACGCACACACACCAGCTAGCATTCATACATAGATGTGAGGCTCAGTAGTTTCAGACAAGGGTTAAAGGACAAAATACCCCAAAATCGACCCCCCAGGtttgaaaatgccccggacgttaggcAAGAAATTAAAATGCCACATTCTGTTAGTTTTCAAATTTTGGTCAAAATTGGGGCATTTTCACTACCTTTGACCAGTCAACTatagtgtgatttttcatttttgcCCTTCGCAAGAAAAAATACCCGACACGTACTGATATGGTTCTCTTAACACGTGGGCATCTAAATCAAGGACACGTGGTCAAGGACTGACACCTGTAGCAAATGTGTGTTTCGTACGTGTGCTACaggtattatcttcaccaaaatcgatTTTCAGCCACAGAAAGAAATCGAAAGTTCAGAGAGCGATAGGGTTACAGGCGAGAGAGATTGAGAGATTGATAGACGGGAAGGACAAAGGGAACTGCAGATCGATAAGATAGATGAGACGGAGTAGATAAGAGGCAGGTTTTCTCTTCCCGGTGACGAACAGGTAAGTTTTTTGTTTAGAAatttgatgttttagggtttgtgATTAACCATGTGATGAGTATCTTTCTACATTTGATCTGTTTGATTTGGTATATGCTTTACGATTTGGGGTTAGGGTTTGTGAAATTGGTTTGCGATTTAGGATATGTGTTAGgatatttatgatttttgatttttcgaTTCAGGGAATGTGATTATGAAATTGGTTTGAGATGATGTTTTATaatctgaagttagggtttgtgacGATTTGAGATTTAAACTGAGTTGGTAATTGCTGCAGGGTGATTTGAGAaagtaaaaattagggtttgtttgtgAAACTGAAGAAAATTGGTATGATTATGAAATTAGTATGATTATGAAAATTGGTATGATTATGAAATTAGTATGATTATGAAATTTGATTGTGTTGTAATTTGATTCAGGGAAAATGAAATTAGTATGATTATGAAATTTTTGGTATGATTACTGTAATCATTAGTATGATTACTGCAAAACATTTCTGTAACTACCATGGCTGCTAACACCCTTGCTGTATTATTTTGTTTCATTACTGTAAAAAAATTTCCTGTAAAAATTTGTTTCATTACTGTAATCATATTATTCAGTGTTTTGTTTCATACTATTTGTTTACAGTAATGATTACTGTAAACTTTGTTTCACtactgtaataattattttttttgttggggAGTTGTTACAGAATGGGTAGCAAGGATAGGAATTTCTGGTTAACTGATATAGGTGGCCGGTTTAGAGACTTGCATATTCTTGGTTGTAAAGCTGGTACCAGTGGAGATGCTTTTATGGCTATGGTAAAGACTAGGTTGGTGAATGAACAAGGTATGAATTCTACACTTGAACTGTTTTTATTTAATGATGAAGAAGGGAATGCATGTGATAAGTGTGAATCAGAAGAAATGTTTATTTCATTTTGGAACAAAGGGAAAGTAAATAAAGATAATTTGGTCAGACTGTGGTTCACTCCAATTATACCTACTCCTTCAGTGAGAGAATGGGGTTATGTTTATGATGCTTCCAGTGTTAGTGGGGTAAGTGGTGTGACTAATTATATCAGCCCAGTGAGGAAGAAAACTGTAGTAAAAGGGTAGAGGTTAGGAGGAGTCCAAGACTTAATAAGACTGCTACTGTTAGTGGGCTTAAAGATATGAGACCAACAAGACTTGATTTTGAGCATGAAGAGCAAGTGGAATTGACACAAGCATCTGTTGCTGACAACCATGTTCATGAATCTCAAAGTATTCCTACACAGTCATCTGTTGCAGCCAACCATGTACAGGGGTATGAAGATGACCAGGTGAATTTGCCTAATGTACATCAAGATGAGTGTCATCCTGATGACAAGCCTGACTTTCTCTTTAAGGACTATGATGAGGAAGAGGATGGTGAAGATGAAAGTGAGGATGAGAGTGGAGATGATAGTGAAGAAGAAACACAAGAACAGATGAATTATGAAGATTGGGTTTCTATGTGTGCTAGGGGTATAGATGTTGGTAATGACCCTGATGATTGTAATGAAGATTTCAATGTAGGTGGCTTTTATGAAGAGCAGAGTGCACCAGTGAATGCatcttcagatgaagatcttcccAGCCAAGAAGTCACTCAAGAGGAAGAAGCTAAGTGGGAAGAAGATTTTGGTCAGCATTTAAATGAACCACAACGTCTAGAAATGATAAATGAAGATACTCCTGAGGTCACACCTGGTGAAATAAGTACTGGTATGGCTTTTGGAAGTATGCAAGCTTATAAGGATCATTTAAGAGAATATGCAGTGTTGAAACACAGGGATTTTAAGGTGAAGAAAGGAGATAAAATCAGACACTATTCTTACTGTGCTTACAGGGATGCCCAAAAGTGTGCTTGGATGGTGAATGCAAGAAAGGTACCAGAGAAAGATGATATGACAGTCACAGTCAGAGAATGCAACATAGAACACACTTGtaaaaatcccaatgaagactaCAGCAGAAAATGCAATGCAAAATTTGTAGCTAAGTACTTGTTGAAGACGATGGATGTTGCTTCACCAGTGGAGAAGGCAGATGATATAGCTAAGAA
Above is a genomic segment from Papaver somniferum cultivar HN1 chromosome 10, ASM357369v1, whole genome shotgun sequence containing:
- the LOC113315856 gene encoding uncharacterized protein LOC113315856, producing MECLSAIKLLAKNKAPQPDGFAISFYLLYWEVIKDDLMKKFQKLQSKSFLENTFIALIPNKDIVEEIKYLRLISLVHGVYKIVSKVLAERFKMVLPSTISSEQTAFIKKIQILDGVLMENELIYSRIRSGKRGLLCKIDFEKAFDRDLGILR
- the LOC113315857 gene encoding uncharacterized protein LOC113315857; this translates as MGFETKWRSWVKCCVEYVKFSVIINGSAAGYFKRNKGIRQGDPLSSFLFLLVGKALSYMIKQTQDKGLISGFQTVDGGKMVSHLQFADDTLIFIDASIEQVQQPRLLRISIELITGLKINFAKSQIYGVGYEGDLHQFSSILGCFSETLRTTFFGLPL
- the LOC113315858 gene encoding uncharacterized protein LOC113315858 — translated: MGSKDRNFWLTDIGGRFRDLHILGCKAGTSGDAFMAMVKTRLVNEQGMNSTLELFLFNDEEGNACDKCESEEMFISFWNKGKVNKDNLPSEEENCSKRVEVRRSPRLNKTATVSGLKDMRPTRLDFEHEEQVELTQASVADNHVHESQSIPTQSSVAANHVQGYEDDQVNLPNVHQDECHPDDKPDFLFKDYDEEEDGEDESEDESGDDSEEETQEQMNYEDWVSMCARGIDVGNDPDDCNEDFNVGGFYEEQSAPVNASSDEDLPSQEVTQEEEAKWEEDFGQHLNEPQRLEMINEDTPEVTPGEISTGMAFGSMQAYKDHLREYAVLKHRDFKVKKGDKIRHYSYCAYRDAQKCAWMVNARKVPEKDDMTVTVRECNIEHTCKNPNEDYSRKCNAKFVAKYLLKTMDVASPVEKADDIAKKIIRPQLQTEIPKWVARHARRLVLAERDGTFETCYKKTPQLVIAATSLNPRSIGHFSWSRDDKDNRFESLILAYNAQIKGFMNGCRMVIGLDGAHLTGKFGGVMLSATGIDAQNGTGINILHPHRLRDKGRPCVKRKKSWYEKNKQPKRVTKCSVCKGLDHNILTCQGPPVGSNPKKKGVRMECSVNGDEFCITAAPTKKMRKALSAPTTATTSASKTATADVPPFSKGKEAATTPSSSTAGSQKKCKATAPSSSAAVDVGSKRKVPSTSSTPSSACFNQIFNGTVNISSQTINITEPSSKRVRKPNSKYQQ